The following are encoded in a window of Paraburkholderia hospita genomic DNA:
- a CDS encoding zinc-dependent alcohol dehydrogenase family protein, whose product MKAITLRQPAGLDNLVRVELADPGAPAPGEIRVRIRASSLNFHDLGVVTGRMRTEDGRIPMSDGAGVVEAIGDGVTEFAVGDAVVSTFFPYWLDGGPTLADFSTTPGDGVDGYARESVVRPAQWFTHAPRAYSHAEAATLTTAGLTAWRALVVDYALKAGDTVLVQGTGGVSIFALQFAKQMGATVIATSSSDEKLAKASALGADHLINYKRDTDWAAKVLEITNGRGVDNVVEVGGPDTLGQSIRACRIGGHIALIGVLTGLAGQVPTAELMRRQQKLQGLIVGSRRHQIDMIRAIDANGIKPVIDSTFALDEIADAFRHQAAGKHFGKVCLAV is encoded by the coding sequence ATGAAAGCCATTACCTTGCGCCAGCCCGCCGGACTGGACAATCTCGTCCGCGTGGAACTCGCCGATCCCGGCGCGCCGGCGCCCGGCGAAATCCGCGTGCGCATCCGCGCAAGTTCGCTCAACTTCCATGATCTGGGTGTCGTCACGGGACGCATGCGCACCGAAGACGGTCGCATTCCGATGTCGGATGGCGCGGGCGTCGTCGAAGCGATCGGCGACGGCGTGACGGAATTCGCGGTCGGCGATGCCGTCGTATCGACGTTCTTTCCGTACTGGCTCGACGGCGGCCCGACGCTCGCCGATTTTTCGACGACGCCGGGTGATGGCGTCGACGGCTACGCTCGCGAAAGCGTCGTGCGTCCTGCGCAATGGTTCACGCACGCACCGCGCGCCTACAGCCACGCGGAGGCTGCGACGTTGACCACTGCAGGCCTGACCGCGTGGCGCGCGCTAGTCGTCGATTACGCGCTGAAGGCGGGCGACACCGTGCTCGTTCAGGGCACGGGCGGCGTCTCGATCTTCGCGCTGCAGTTCGCAAAGCAGATGGGCGCGACAGTGATCGCGACGTCGTCATCCGACGAGAAACTGGCGAAGGCAAGCGCGCTCGGCGCCGATCACCTGATCAACTACAAGCGCGATACCGACTGGGCCGCGAAGGTACTTGAGATCACGAACGGTCGCGGCGTCGACAACGTGGTCGAAGTGGGCGGTCCGGACACGCTTGGGCAGTCGATCCGTGCTTGCCGGATCGGTGGTCACATTGCGTTGATCGGCGTGTTGACGGGACTGGCCGGGCAGGTGCCGACGGCTGAACTGATGCGTCGTCAGCAGAAGCTGCAGGGGCTGATTGTCGGCAGCCGGAGGCATCAGATCGACATGATCCGCGCGATCGACGCGAACGGTATCAAGCCGGTGATCGACAGCACGTTTGCGCTCGACGAGATTGCCGACGCGTTCCGCCATCAGGCGGCGGGCAAGCATTTCGGCAAGGTTTGTCTGGCGGTCTGA
- a CDS encoding winged helix-turn-helix transcriptional regulator: MRPKRLDSKSGCAVEVTLSVIGGLWKPVILFHLMHEKKRFMELTRLLPNTTQRMLTLQLRELEADGIVARHVYPQVPPKVEYELTPFGETLAPVLISLREWGESYQAQRASDVAPVEEVSKTTATRRRRANAAGQAA, from the coding sequence ATGCGACCCAAACGCTTGGACAGCAAGAGCGGCTGCGCCGTCGAAGTGACACTTTCGGTAATCGGCGGCTTGTGGAAGCCGGTGATCCTGTTTCACCTGATGCACGAAAAAAAGCGCTTCATGGAGCTTACCCGGCTGCTGCCGAACACGACGCAACGCATGTTGACGCTGCAACTGCGCGAGCTGGAAGCTGACGGCATCGTTGCGCGCCATGTTTATCCTCAGGTTCCGCCGAAGGTCGAATACGAATTGACGCCATTCGGCGAGACGCTTGCGCCGGTGCTGATCAGTCTCAGGGAATGGGGCGAGTCCTATCAGGCGCAGCGGGCGAGCGATGTCGCGCCGGTCGAGGAAGTGTCGAAGACAACGGCGACGCGGCGGCGTCGTGCGAACGCGGCCGGGCAAGCTGCGTGA
- a CDS encoding sigma 54-interacting transcriptional regulator, with translation MATVALDPDTTALESALACTQWRTARRLAASEARACVFTLDRAGHLLEGIEEVADPDAARRDTLDAFFAHCPAARLAALAEAATSISDGRCATLPLQGSAATLGQAFALRVEAHGRRVFLVALHAPDAGGGRANWSASWITLLGATLDVLLQRTFDLAAYDTLVEEQRAIIDHIGDGLMVIGQGHVLRHVNSVAGRILGIDPKTSIGKTLNEVIDFEPIVGPIYRTGVGYVDRELIIDSPARHLHLLDTAIPIKNRCGEVVSVVNTFREMRRVRKMAGRYAGNHARFTFDSVVGTSAGTRRALDAAKKAARGSSNVLLSGESGVGKEVFAQAIHNASSRSAQPFIAINCAALPHALIESELFGHAPGAFTGAARDGRPGKFESADGGTVFLDEISELPIDVQAKLLRVLQEREVTRIGDTRGIPVDVRIVCASNRDLASMAREKTFREDLYYRCNVIEIDIPPLRERREDIPVLAAFFLERYCTRMHKPTPALTEHALKQLAAYDWPGNVRELENLVEKIVNFDDGERIEDVSSFLRGATRAQSADDAVHVAHRAAPVSLMEAERQAIENALEACRYNVTNCAKLLAVSKPALYAKMKRHGIRLERSIRHKI, from the coding sequence ATGGCCACTGTCGCGCTCGATCCCGACACCACTGCGCTCGAAAGCGCGCTTGCCTGCACGCAATGGCGCACCGCGCGCCGGCTCGCTGCGAGTGAGGCGCGGGCCTGCGTGTTCACGCTGGATCGCGCGGGACATCTGCTCGAAGGCATCGAGGAAGTCGCGGATCCGGACGCTGCCAGGCGTGACACGCTCGATGCGTTCTTTGCGCACTGTCCTGCCGCGCGCCTCGCTGCACTTGCCGAAGCGGCAACGTCAATATCGGATGGGCGTTGTGCGACGCTGCCGTTGCAAGGGAGCGCCGCCACTCTAGGGCAGGCGTTCGCGTTGCGTGTCGAAGCGCACGGGCGGCGCGTGTTTCTTGTTGCGCTGCATGCGCCAGACGCCGGCGGCGGGCGCGCCAACTGGTCCGCGAGCTGGATCACGCTGCTCGGCGCGACGCTCGACGTTCTTTTGCAACGCACCTTCGATCTCGCCGCTTACGACACGCTCGTCGAAGAGCAGCGCGCGATCATCGATCATATTGGCGACGGGCTGATGGTGATCGGCCAGGGCCATGTGCTGCGGCACGTCAATTCGGTGGCAGGGCGCATTCTCGGCATCGATCCGAAGACGAGCATCGGCAAGACGCTCAACGAGGTCATCGATTTCGAGCCGATCGTTGGGCCGATCTACCGGACGGGCGTTGGCTACGTGGATCGCGAACTCATCATCGATTCGCCCGCGCGGCATCTGCATCTGCTCGATACGGCCATCCCCATCAAGAATCGCTGCGGCGAAGTAGTGTCCGTCGTCAATACGTTTCGCGAGATGCGCCGCGTGCGCAAGATGGCGGGACGCTACGCAGGCAATCACGCGCGCTTCACGTTCGACAGCGTGGTCGGAACCAGCGCGGGCACGCGGCGCGCGCTCGATGCGGCGAAAAAAGCCGCGCGCGGCTCGTCGAATGTATTGCTCTCCGGCGAGAGCGGTGTCGGCAAGGAAGTCTTTGCGCAGGCGATTCACAATGCCAGTTCGCGTAGCGCCCAGCCGTTCATCGCGATCAATTGCGCGGCCTTGCCGCACGCGCTGATCGAAAGCGAGCTGTTCGGCCATGCGCCTGGCGCGTTCACAGGCGCGGCGCGCGATGGCCGTCCCGGCAAGTTCGAGTCCGCCGACGGCGGCACGGTGTTCCTCGACGAAATATCGGAATTGCCGATCGACGTGCAGGCGAAGCTGCTACGGGTTCTGCAGGAGCGCGAAGTCACGCGCATCGGCGATACGCGCGGCATTCCGGTGGATGTGCGGATCGTTTGCGCCAGTAATCGCGATCTCGCGTCGATGGCGCGGGAGAAGACGTTTCGCGAAGATCTCTATTACCGCTGCAACGTGATCGAGATCGACATTCCGCCGTTGCGCGAGCGGCGCGAGGACATACCCGTGCTGGCGGCGTTTTTTCTCGAACGCTATTGCACGCGCATGCACAAGCCGACGCCCGCGTTGACCGAGCACGCATTGAAGCAACTGGCCGCCTACGACTGGCCGGGCAATGTGCGCGAACTGGAAAATCTCGTCGAGAAGATCGTCAATTTTGATGACGGCGAACGCATCGAGGACGTGTCGTCGTTCCTGCGTGGCGCGACACGCGCGCAATCAGCAGACGATGCCGTACACGTCGCGCATCGGGCGGCGCCTGTCTCGCTGATGGAAGCGGAGCGTCAGGCCATCGAAAACGCGCTGGAGGCGTGCCGCTACAACGTCACGAATTGCGCGAAGCTGCTTGCCGTGTCGAAGCCGGCGCTCTACGCGAAGATGAAGCGGCATGGGATTCGCCTCGAACGCTCGATCCGGCACAAGATTTGA
- a CDS encoding branched-chain amino acid ABC transporter substrate-binding protein, producing MKPMKTAMAFIACAAAVLGLAGGAAAQEVVKIGVAGPLTGSAAQSGKDDERGVRLAVEELNAKTFMVAGKPVRFELVSMDDQGDPKVGVNVAQKLVDGGVAAVIGHYNSGVSIPAARIYNEAHVVMMTGASSNPQLTHLGFPYVFRLATNDNVMGGRMALYSAKVLGAQRAAVIDDRTAYGTGVADVFVESAKKAGLEIVAREYSTDKTTDFKAILTQIKSRNPQVVFYGGYYAQAATLARQMGELGINATIVGGDGICSPEFDKLSAGVADKRMFCAQGGAPLDTLPDGKAFRARFRSAFNADVDTYAPAFYAATLVVADAMQKTGSTKPEVFVKALRDQAFTSILGPVRFDANGDWIDAPVTVYRLNGGSLTAIAQKD from the coding sequence ATGAAACCGATGAAGACGGCGATGGCGTTCATCGCATGCGCGGCGGCCGTTCTTGGCCTGGCCGGCGGCGCGGCTGCGCAGGAAGTGGTGAAGATCGGCGTCGCGGGCCCGCTCACGGGCAGCGCGGCGCAAAGCGGCAAGGACGACGAGCGGGGCGTGCGCCTCGCCGTCGAGGAGCTGAACGCGAAAACGTTCATGGTCGCGGGCAAGCCGGTTCGCTTCGAGCTGGTTTCGATGGACGATCAGGGCGATCCGAAAGTCGGCGTGAACGTCGCGCAAAAACTTGTCGACGGCGGCGTGGCGGCCGTGATCGGCCATTACAACTCGGGCGTGAGCATTCCGGCCGCGCGCATCTACAACGAGGCGCACGTGGTGATGATGACGGGCGCGTCGTCGAATCCGCAACTCACGCATCTGGGCTTTCCGTATGTGTTTCGCCTCGCCACCAACGACAACGTGATGGGCGGCCGCATGGCGCTCTATTCGGCGAAAGTGCTCGGCGCTCAGCGGGCCGCCGTGATCGACGACCGTACCGCTTACGGCACGGGCGTGGCTGACGTGTTTGTCGAAAGCGCGAAGAAGGCGGGGCTCGAGATCGTCGCGCGCGAGTACAGCACCGACAAGACGACCGACTTCAAGGCCATTCTCACGCAGATCAAATCGCGCAACCCGCAGGTCGTGTTCTACGGCGGCTACTACGCGCAAGCCGCGACGCTCGCTCGGCAGATGGGCGAACTCGGCATCAATGCGACGATCGTCGGCGGCGACGGCATCTGCTCGCCGGAATTCGACAAGCTGTCCGCAGGCGTCGCCGACAAGCGCATGTTCTGTGCGCAGGGCGGCGCGCCGCTCGACACGCTACCCGACGGCAAGGCCTTTCGCGCGAGGTTCAGAAGCGCCTTCAACGCCGATGTCGATACCTACGCGCCGGCTTTCTACGCCGCGACGCTCGTCGTCGCCGATGCCATGCAGAAGACGGGCTCGACGAAGCCCGAGGTGTTCGTCAAGGCGTTACGCGATCAGGCGTTCACGAGCATCCTCGGTCCCGTGCGGTTCGATGCGAACGGCGACTGGATCGATGCGCCCGTCACGGTGTATCGGCTGAATGGCGGGTCGCTTACCGCGATTGCGCAGAAGGATTGA
- a CDS encoding HAD family hydrolase, with amino-acid sequence MNPKALTFDYFGTLVDVDRGGTAGMAEVLRRLSVETGESAFDVYLDWDIRNVRLYRGQAYARYRDVAQQALAACLDARWPGARKGHAIDALTDTFLAHLVEASPAHADAEPFLDWAAARYPLMPITNMDSDLWRRTRLTHYFEHVTTAEMAQAYKPSQAIFALALDRLALDAADVLHCSLASWADIDGAKPLGMAVAWINRGADTLGTWQPRPDFEFDTLSPVRDVLESLPFTATGEAI; translated from the coding sequence ATGAATCCGAAAGCGCTGACTTTCGATTACTTCGGCACGCTCGTCGACGTCGATCGCGGCGGCACGGCAGGCATGGCCGAAGTGCTGCGCCGCCTGTCGGTCGAAACGGGCGAAAGCGCGTTCGATGTCTATCTGGACTGGGACATCCGTAACGTGCGTCTTTATCGCGGCCAGGCTTACGCGCGCTACCGCGACGTCGCGCAGCAGGCGCTGGCGGCGTGTCTCGACGCACGCTGGCCCGGCGCGCGCAAAGGCCATGCGATCGACGCGCTGACGGACACCTTCCTCGCGCATCTGGTGGAAGCGTCGCCCGCGCACGCGGACGCCGAGCCGTTTCTCGACTGGGCGGCGGCGCGTTATCCGCTGATGCCGATCACCAACATGGATAGCGATCTGTGGCGTCGCACGCGGCTCACGCATTACTTCGAGCATGTGACGACAGCGGAGATGGCGCAAGCGTACAAGCCGTCGCAGGCGATCTTCGCGCTGGCGCTCGATCGCCTCGCGCTCGATGCAGCCGACGTGTTGCACTGTTCGCTCGCCAGCTGGGCGGATATCGACGGGGCGAAGCCGCTCGGGATGGCCGTGGCCTGGATCAACCGCGGCGCGGACACGCTCGGCACGTGGCAGCCGCGTCCGGATTTCGAGTTCGACACGCTGTCGCCCGTACGGGACGTTCTGGAAAGTTTGCCATTCACAGCAACTGGGGAAGCGATATGA